One genomic window of Staphylococcus hsinchuensis includes the following:
- a CDS encoding HAD family hydrolase produces the protein MEWILFDKDGTLIYFDRSWMKIGLQLVDDFMDEYRENINDVDRAYRQLGVIDGEIQPGTIMASGALDEMIKAFCEIAGQDVTQWAQRRSQTLVDQRVPENILVEGITDTLDTLKKDGYRLGIVTSDSKVGVEQFLEATQLEHYFDVVISTEADAVEKPNAEVLNPLFHHYDVAPQDVMIVGDTANDIQTGVNAHLGLSVAVLTGVGLEEEFTKADYVFETANEIIKIIK, from the coding sequence ATGGAATGGATATTATTTGATAAAGACGGTACATTAATTTATTTTGACCGTAGTTGGATGAAGATAGGTCTGCAACTCGTCGATGATTTTATGGATGAATATCGAGAAAATATCAATGACGTGGATCGTGCTTACCGTCAGCTTGGTGTGATTGATGGCGAGATTCAACCGGGAACAATCATGGCTTCCGGTGCATTAGATGAAATGATCAAGGCGTTTTGCGAAATTGCAGGTCAAGATGTAACGCAGTGGGCACAACGCCGAAGTCAAACTTTAGTGGATCAACGTGTTCCTGAAAATATTTTAGTTGAAGGTATTACCGACACTTTAGACACATTGAAAAAGGATGGTTACCGTTTAGGTATTGTGACGAGTGATTCTAAAGTAGGTGTTGAACAATTTTTAGAAGCAACACAACTTGAACATTATTTTGATGTTGTGATTTCTACAGAAGCGGATGCGGTAGAAAAACCGAACGCTGAAGTATTGAATCCGTTATTTCATCACTACGATGTAGCACCACAAGATGTCATGATTGTTGGTGATACCGCTAATGATATACAAACAGGTGTAAATGCTCATCTTGGTTTGAGTGTAGCTGTATTAACTGGCGTAGGCTTAGAAGAAGAGTTCACTAAAGCAGATTATGTCTTCGAAACCGCAAATGAAATTATTAAAATTATTAAATAA
- a CDS encoding deoxynucleoside kinase yields the protein MNKYGIPQDAIITVAGTVGVGKSTLTRALAERLNFRTSFENVDHNPYLDKFYHDFERWSFHLQIYFLAERFKEQKRMFEYGGGFVQDRSIYEDVDIFAKMHQLQGTMSEDDFKTYSELFNAMVMTPYFPKPDVLIYLECDYDEVIERINQRGRQMEMETDPEYWRKLYTRYEEWIRDFNACPVVRVNINEYDLLEDPDSLEPVIEKISRIISAYRNVDQR from the coding sequence ATGAATAAATATGGTATCCCTCAAGATGCGATTATTACAGTTGCGGGTACAGTAGGTGTAGGTAAGTCCACGTTGACACGTGCGCTAGCCGAGCGATTGAATTTCCGCACTTCGTTCGAAAATGTAGATCATAACCCTTATTTAGATAAATTTTATCATGACTTTGAACGTTGGAGTTTCCATTTACAAATTTACTTCTTAGCTGAACGCTTTAAAGAACAAAAACGCATGTTTGAATATGGTGGCGGGTTTGTGCAAGATCGCTCAATTTATGAAGATGTCGATATCTTTGCGAAAATGCACCAACTTCAAGGAACGATGAGTGAAGATGATTTCAAAACATACTCAGAATTGTTTAATGCAATGGTCATGACACCTTACTTCCCGAAACCTGATGTATTAATTTATTTGGAATGCGATTACGATGAAGTAATAGAACGTATTAATCAACGTGGTCGTCAAATGGAGATGGAAACAGACCCTGAATATTGGAGGAAATTATATACACGTTACGAAGAATGGATTCGCGATTTCAATGCTTGCCCAGTCGTGCGCGTCAATATCAATGAATATGATCTGCTCGAAGATCCTGATTCATTAGAACCTGTTATAGAAAAAATAAGCCGTATTATTAGTGCGTATCGCAATGTCGATCAACGTTAG
- a CDS encoding deoxynucleoside kinase — MKKTFIAIEGPIGVGKSSLTHKLSQTYHFYEENEIIDENPFLSNFYDDISTWSFQTEMFFLCNRYKQFQDIEHINSGVVSDYHIYKNKIFASNTLSQDEFDKFSRIYNILTEDLEMPNVIIFLDADLNVLKSRIAKRNRSFEHHIEDDYLLNLKRDYQRFYESMKSSETQVIRIDTTNLDFVNNDADYQQILNLVEPLIGGYKHE; from the coding sequence ATGAAAAAAACTTTTATCGCTATCGAAGGCCCAATTGGCGTTGGGAAGTCTTCTTTAACTCATAAACTTAGTCAAACTTATCACTTCTATGAAGAGAATGAAATTATAGATGAAAATCCATTTCTATCAAATTTCTACGACGATATTTCAACTTGGAGTTTTCAAACAGAAATGTTTTTCTTATGTAATCGTTACAAACAATTTCAAGATATTGAACACATCAATTCAGGTGTAGTAAGCGACTATCATATATATAAAAATAAAATCTTCGCTAGTAATACACTATCACAAGATGAATTTGATAAGTTTTCAAGAATTTATAATATACTCACCGAAGATTTAGAAATGCCGAATGTAATTATTTTCCTAGATGCTGATTTAAATGTTTTAAAATCTCGTATCGCCAAGCGTAATCGTAGCTTTGAACACCATATTGAAGACGATTATTTGCTCAATCTAAAGCGTGATTATCAACGATTCTATGAGTCAATGAAATCTTCAGAAACACAAGTTATCCGTATTGATACGACTAATCTGGATTTCGTCAATAATGATGCGGACTATCAACAAATTTTAAATTTAGTAGAACCACTCATTGGAGGTTATAAACATGAATAA
- the tadA gene encoding tRNA adenosine(34) deaminase TadA, protein MRVDQKYMEIAIEEAKKAEQIGEVPIGAIIVRDEEVIARAHNLRETLQDPTAHAEHIAIQRAATVIGSWRLERCTLYVTLEPCAMCAGTIVMSRIPRVVYGAEDPKGGCAGSLMNLIAEPRFNHRAEVTTGVLEQQCSQLLTNFFKNLRKNKKIIQTDDNINV, encoded by the coding sequence ATGAGGGTTGATCAAAAATATATGGAAATTGCAATAGAAGAAGCCAAGAAAGCAGAGCAAATAGGTGAGGTGCCTATAGGTGCCATCATCGTTAGAGATGAAGAAGTGATTGCACGTGCACACAATTTACGTGAAACACTACAAGACCCAACTGCTCACGCTGAACATATTGCGATTCAAAGAGCTGCTACAGTGATAGGGAGCTGGAGATTAGAACGATGTACGTTATATGTCACACTGGAACCATGTGCGATGTGTGCAGGTACGATTGTGATGAGTAGAATACCACGTGTCGTTTATGGTGCTGAAGACCCTAAAGGCGGCTGTGCAGGCAGTTTAATGAATTTAATTGCTGAACCACGATTTAATCATCGTGCTGAAGTAACTACAGGGGTACTAGAACAACAATGTAGCCAATTACTCACTAACTTTTTTAAAAACTTGAGAAAAAATAAAAAAATCATACAAACAGACGATAATATAAATGTTTGA
- a CDS encoding Cof-type HAD-IIB family hydrolase → MIKLIATDMDGTLLNAAHEVSEENIQAIKFAQSQGITVVIATGRAFYEANTPISQTDLQVPYICLNGAEVRDESFNIMSTSNLNHELIKRVTTTLKAEDIYYQVYTNFGIYTEDPQRDLDIYVDIAERAGQKADVEKIQAGIQKRIDNGTLKVVDNYDKIEQTPGEIVMKILAFDSDLEKIDRVKVQLSEASNLAVSSSSRGNLEITHADAQKGIALETIADRLKIDLKDVVAIGDNLNDVSMLERVGHPVAMGNAEEAVKSEAEFVTTSNEESGVGKAIMKLLKENNNL, encoded by the coding sequence ATGATAAAACTAATTGCGACAGATATGGATGGAACATTACTCAATGCAGCACACGAAGTCTCTGAAGAGAATATTCAAGCGATTAAATTTGCACAATCACAAGGTATTACTGTAGTGATTGCTACGGGTAGAGCTTTTTATGAGGCAAATACACCAATCAGTCAAACAGATTTGCAAGTTCCGTATATCTGTTTAAATGGCGCTGAAGTTAGAGATGAATCATTCAATATCATGAGTACTTCAAATTTAAATCATGAATTAATTAAAAGAGTAACAACTACGTTGAAAGCTGAAGATATTTATTATCAAGTTTATACAAACTTTGGAATATATACGGAAGACCCTCAACGTGATTTAGACATATATGTTGATATCGCTGAACGAGCTGGACAGAAAGCGGATGTTGAAAAGATACAAGCTGGAATCCAGAAACGTATCGATAATGGTACATTAAAGGTCGTTGACAATTACGATAAGATTGAGCAAACGCCAGGCGAAATTGTAATGAAGATTCTGGCATTTGATAGTGATTTAGAAAAGATCGACCGTGTTAAAGTCCAGTTATCAGAAGCGAGTAACTTAGCCGTATCTTCTTCATCTAGAGGTAATTTAGAAATTACACATGCTGATGCACAAAAAGGTATCGCTTTAGAAACGATAGCAGATCGTTTAAAGATTGATTTAAAAGATGTCGTAGCGATTGGCGATAATTTAAATGATGTTTCTATGTTAGAACGTGTAGGTCATCCGGTAGCAATGGGCAACGCTGAAGAAGCGGTGAAGTCAGAGGCCGAGTTTGTCACAACTTCAAATGAAGAAAGTGGCGTAGGTAAAGCAATTATGAAATTACTAAAAGAAAATAATAATTTATAA
- a CDS encoding NADPH-dependent FMN reductase, which produces MKGLIIVGSAKSGSHTNALAHYLKGHFGEHDIEVDIFDLAETPIHQLDVSGASEPSEAYLNNVKSLQSKAREADFFVLGTPNYHGSFSGILKNALDHLTMDDFKMKPVGLVGNSGGIVSAEPLSHLRLIVRTLLGIAVPTQIATHDSDYNKLEDGTYYLDNNEFQLRCKLFVDQIVSFANNSPYEHLK; this is translated from the coding sequence ATGAAAGGTTTAATCATCGTAGGCAGCGCAAAATCAGGCTCACATACAAACGCATTAGCACATTATTTGAAAGGACACTTTGGAGAGCATGATATCGAAGTTGATATCTTTGATTTAGCGGAAACACCAATTCATCAATTAGATGTTTCAGGTGCATCAGAACCAAGTGAAGCTTATTTAAATAATGTTAAATCACTACAATCTAAAGCTAGAGAAGCTGATTTCTTCGTATTAGGTACACCAAACTACCACGGTTCATTCTCAGGTATTTTGAAAAATGCTTTAGATCATTTAACAATGGATGATTTCAAAATGAAACCTGTTGGTCTAGTTGGAAATAGTGGTGGTATCGTGAGTGCGGAACCATTATCACATTTACGTCTAATCGTACGTACATTATTAGGTATTGCAGTACCAACACAAATTGCAACACATGATTCAGATTATAATAAATTAGAGGACGGCACATATTATCTTGATAACAACGAATTCCAATTACGTTGTAAATTATTCGTAGATCAAATCGTATCATTTGCGAATAATAGTCCATATGAACATTTAAAATAA
- a CDS encoding YbfB/YjiJ family MFS transporter: MVKHAYRQLLLGMCALLIVMAIGRFVYTSMMPFMQHGTNMTNQQASLLASVNYLGYLIGAMIPMWYVFKSKVTDIKIYLIINIVTTIATGLTDDYIIWNILRLISGITSGTVFVLASNVVLEALKLARKGSISGFLYSAVGIGLFLSSIFVLLFTNTKTWSLTWVILGVISLALGLCVVLFMKENPVIQQNNTRKSSGHEQQSESIKTPTTTLNKKFIGFYYIAYFCEGAGYIVTGTFLVSIVKSIPELSNYAALSWMFVGLGAIPSTVVWSIIAEKYGFNKAIYSAFVLQIIGVICPVISHHSLSLIISALLFGGTFLGLTTLFMSQGQTLMYQTTSKTNLVATLTIVYSIGQMIAPSIAGVLIGEGNNYNAALIFATAVLLIGLFCSIISFKIKKRGEI, encoded by the coding sequence GTGGTCAAACATGCTTATCGACAATTATTATTAGGCATGTGTGCATTATTAATCGTCATGGCAATTGGAAGGTTTGTTTATACATCGATGATGCCATTTATGCAACATGGAACAAATATGACGAACCAACAGGCGAGTTTACTGGCGTCTGTTAACTATTTAGGTTATCTCATTGGCGCGATGATTCCTATGTGGTACGTGTTTAAGAGTAAAGTAACCGATATAAAGATTTATTTAATCATTAATATCGTAACGACAATTGCTACAGGTTTAACTGATGATTATATTATTTGGAATATCCTACGATTAATTTCGGGGATTACGAGCGGGACAGTATTTGTACTTGCTTCAAATGTTGTGTTAGAGGCGTTAAAGCTAGCAAGAAAAGGTAGTATATCCGGATTTCTGTATAGTGCTGTCGGAATCGGATTGTTCTTGAGTAGTATTTTTGTATTATTATTTACTAATACGAAGACATGGTCGCTCACATGGGTTATCCTCGGCGTTATTTCGCTCGCGTTAGGGCTATGTGTAGTGTTATTTATGAAAGAAAATCCAGTGATACAACAAAACAACACGCGTAAGTCCTCTGGACATGAGCAACAAAGTGAAAGTATAAAAACCCCAACTACAACGTTAAATAAGAAATTTATAGGCTTTTATTATATTGCTTATTTCTGTGAAGGTGCAGGTTACATTGTTACAGGTACTTTCTTAGTATCTATAGTCAAATCCATTCCTGAACTATCGAATTATGCAGCGCTCAGTTGGATGTTTGTCGGTCTCGGAGCGATACCTTCAACAGTTGTGTGGTCAATTATCGCTGAAAAGTATGGGTTCAACAAAGCGATATATAGTGCATTTGTACTGCAAATCATCGGTGTCATATGTCCTGTTATATCGCACCATAGTCTCAGTTTAATTATAAGTGCTTTACTATTTGGGGGTACCTTTTTAGGCTTAACGACACTCTTTATGTCTCAGGGTCAAACATTGATGTATCAGACGACGAGTAAGACGAATCTTGTAGCTACTTTAACGATTGTATACAGTATTGGCCAGATGATTGCGCCGTCGATTGCAGGTGTGCTCATTGGTGAAGGGAATAACTATAATGCTGCTTTAATCTTCGCAACAGCCGTATTATTAATTGGGTTATTTTGTAGTATAATCAGCTTTAAAATAAAGAAACGTGGAGAGATATAA
- a CDS encoding LysR family transcriptional regulator, producing the protein MNIEDLKAFKKVVELQSFTRAATELNFVQSNVTAKIKRLEDHYRTQLLYRDKKSVTPTPDGKVLLTYANQILDRINEAEQTLLGGTSAPFHFGSIETIAATVLPNVLSAFRQEKPDVQLQISTNATAQLLQQIRHRKIEGAFLSGEVNDPSLSALHLYNETLVVITAKGYGNPLESHQPHNIIVFVEGCFYRGYCENWLDYHQVQVNNYITLNTLDGILGCVQAELGFAMLPKSVLKEGYHNDFDVYELSSPFEQVPIYFVHREDVMQTPVFNQFMTTLHNYF; encoded by the coding sequence ATGAATATTGAAGATCTCAAAGCCTTTAAAAAAGTTGTTGAATTGCAGAGCTTTACGAGAGCAGCGACCGAATTGAACTTTGTACAGTCTAATGTCACTGCTAAGATAAAAAGACTAGAAGATCATTACCGAACTCAATTATTGTACCGTGATAAAAAATCAGTAACGCCTACACCTGATGGGAAAGTATTGTTAACTTATGCGAATCAAATATTAGATCGTATAAATGAGGCTGAGCAAACATTGTTAGGTGGCACATCTGCACCATTTCATTTTGGATCAATTGAAACTATTGCTGCTACGGTATTACCTAATGTACTAAGTGCGTTTCGTCAAGAGAAACCAGATGTACAACTACAAATTTCGACCAATGCGACGGCACAACTATTGCAACAAATCAGACATCGGAAGATTGAAGGTGCGTTTTTATCAGGTGAAGTCAACGACCCATCTTTATCAGCGTTACATTTATACAACGAAACGTTAGTCGTCATTACAGCTAAAGGTTATGGTAACCCATTGGAAAGTCATCAACCGCATAACATTATCGTCTTTGTAGAAGGGTGTTTCTATAGAGGCTACTGTGAAAATTGGCTCGACTATCATCAAGTTCAAGTCAATAACTACATCACCTTAAATACTTTAGATGGTATTCTAGGATGCGTGCAAGCTGAATTAGGATTTGCAATGCTGCCCAAATCTGTATTAAAAGAAGGGTACCACAACGACTTCGATGTTTATGAACTCTCCAGTCCTTTTGAACAAGTACCTATTTATTTCGTACATCGAGAAGATGTGATGCAAACACCCGTATTTAATCAATTCATGACGACATTACACAACTACTTTTGA
- a CDS encoding sensor histidine kinase — MNKRFTLKIFKYIFIFLTITLIIMSIGIVLFFTNITKLVYLDLNEVDEFYTDLAISKKGHTYDPEDNFKRMLKEKNAKLYITDNRGNTKYPSKHKNIKKLIVNNINNTKAIPFRNKNTNVIIIYPKKENIKLKNTNEINTKKLIKSLYINNLNPYQHHIVDGKLKYTKNPAARKIIYGQDDDLSTVEKKTLIFIFVVILLLFLLNFLFVIIFAIIISKRLTKPLFFYTDWIANLSAGKLFKPSSKHYNKRSKKLFKELNDSVETLNTQLTQNRIYQNQINYYREKWLNQISHDLKSPLTSIYGYARLLSIQTEDVHKHSELIADKASYMSKLISSLNENFKNETDQMKLHKEKFNVTKTFDELIRSIQYDKFKLNNHLHDDEFYGNKLYFQRMLMNLIDNSIDHNKFNPFIEVTLENDGDFLLIDYKDDGIGLKEDIFDQLFNSKYTTKENKQNHGLGTMIIKEVIDYHNGKFKILPTEKGVHFKIYLKHDH, encoded by the coding sequence ATGAACAAACGATTTACTTTGAAAATTTTTAAATATATTTTTATATTTTTAACTATAACGTTAATCATCATGAGTATTGGAATTGTTTTGTTTTTTACCAATATAACTAAATTAGTTTATTTAGATTTAAATGAAGTAGACGAGTTTTATACAGACCTAGCAATATCTAAAAAAGGTCATACTTATGATCCAGAAGACAACTTCAAACGTATGCTAAAAGAAAAAAACGCAAAATTATATATTACCGACAATCGAGGAAATACAAAATACCCTAGTAAACATAAAAATATAAAAAAATTAATTGTTAATAACATCAATAATACAAAAGCAATTCCCTTCAGAAACAAAAACACCAACGTTATTATTATTTATCCCAAAAAAGAAAATATTAAATTGAAAAATACAAACGAAATTAATACTAAAAAATTAATAAAGAGTCTGTACATAAATAATTTAAATCCATATCAACATCACATCGTAGACGGGAAACTCAAATATACTAAAAACCCTGCAGCTAGAAAAATTATTTATGGTCAAGATGATGACTTATCCACCGTTGAAAAAAAGACACTCATATTTATATTTGTAGTTATCTTATTGTTATTCTTACTTAACTTTCTATTTGTAATTATTTTCGCAATTATTATTTCCAAACGACTTACTAAACCTTTATTTTTCTATACCGATTGGATTGCAAATTTATCAGCAGGAAAGTTATTTAAACCAAGTTCTAAACATTACAATAAAAGAAGTAAAAAGTTATTCAAAGAACTTAATGATTCAGTAGAAACACTAAATACCCAACTTACTCAAAACAGGATATATCAAAATCAAATTAACTACTATAGAGAAAAATGGTTAAATCAAATTTCTCATGATTTAAAGTCACCTTTAACTTCGATATATGGTTATGCTAGATTACTTTCAATTCAAACAGAAGATGTCCACAAACATTCAGAACTCATCGCAGATAAAGCTTCTTACATGAGTAAACTCATAAGCAGTTTGAACGAAAACTTTAAAAATGAAACTGATCAAATGAAATTGCACAAAGAAAAATTCAATGTGACAAAGACTTTCGATGAACTTATTAGATCAATCCAATATGATAAATTCAAATTAAATAACCATTTACACGATGATGAATTTTACGGAAATAAACTTTATTTCCAAAGAATGTTGATGAATTTAATTGACAATAGTATTGATCATAATAAATTCAACCCCTTCATTGAGGTCACTTTAGAAAATGATGGAGATTTTTTACTTATTGATTATAAAGACGACGGCATTGGACTCAAAGAAGATATTTTTGATCAATTATTCAATTCGAAATATACAACTAAAGAAAATAAACAGAATCATGGTTTAGGAACGATGATTATTAAAGAAGTGATAGATTATCATAATGGGAAATTTAAAATTTTACCAACAGAAAAAGGAGTACATTTTAAAATTTACTTAAAACATGATCATTAG
- a CDS encoding response regulator transcription factor: MNGKILIIEDDHDIQTLIKIALSNKQFGNIYTADDIQSAEKLLRSYTFNVVLLDLNLKSENGYQLVKYLNNNVTKLIVVTAKDTDLDVYKGFEHGAVDYVKKPFDPIELAFRVGVHIEKNNIHKNGNLVVNFDTTDVSLNGEPISLTTREYDLLEYFIENKNQILTKNQIYDRVWGYSVSVDDNTLMVHIRMLRKKIENDANTPQFIQTIRGKGYIYRS, encoded by the coding sequence GATCATGATATACAAACTTTAATAAAAATTGCGTTGTCGAATAAACAATTTGGCAATATTTATACTGCCGATGATATACAAAGTGCAGAAAAGCTATTACGCTCGTATACTTTTAACGTCGTACTACTAGATTTAAACTTAAAGTCGGAGAATGGATATCAACTTGTTAAATATTTAAATAATAATGTAACTAAATTAATTGTTGTGACAGCTAAAGATACTGACCTTGATGTCTATAAAGGATTTGAACATGGTGCAGTAGATTACGTTAAAAAGCCATTTGACCCAATTGAACTAGCATTTAGAGTAGGTGTACACATAGAAAAAAACAATATACATAAAAATGGTAATTTAGTCGTTAATTTTGATACTACCGATGTCTCTTTAAATGGCGAACCGATTAGTTTAACTACGAGAGAATATGATTTACTAGAATATTTTATTGAAAATAAAAATCAAATTCTTACTAAAAATCAAATATACGACCGTGTGTGGGGATATTCAGTAAGCGTGGACGACAATACGTTAATGGTACATATAAGGATGTTACGAAAGAAAATTGAAAATGATGCAAATACGCCCCAATTTATTCAAACAATTCGTGGCAAAGGCTACATTTATAGGAGCTAA